In Eupeodes corollae chromosome 3, idEupCoro1.1, whole genome shotgun sequence, a single genomic region encodes these proteins:
- the LOC129951456 gene encoding uncharacterized protein LOC129951456: MFKLVVLSVVLAVVAAKPGAITVGAVPLVYSAPATALIHEPAHLITQEHSLQKVGDVVESVPTAVSHQSSTVVHNRANVVTPIVAPAVKTSITPAIRSYAAPVIAHQPLLQYALPYSYDYLRSPLYKSYVPSVPLAY, from the exons atgttcaagttG gTGGTACTTTCTGTTGTCCTTGCCGTTGTTGCTGCTAAGCCCGGTGCCATTACTGTTGGAGCCGTTCCATTGGTCTATTCAGCACCAGCAACAGCTTTAATTCATGAGCCTGCTCATCTCATCACCCAAGAGCATTCATTGCAGAAGGTTGGTGATGTTGTCGAGAGTGTGCCCACAGCTGTGTCACATCAAAGCTCCACTGTCGTTCATAACCGTGCCAATGTTGTGACTCCAATTGTTGCTCCAGCTGTTAAGACCAGCATTACACCTGCAATTCGTTCTTATGCTGCACCAGTGATTGCTCATCAACCTCTCCTGCAGTACGCTCTGCCCTACAGCTATGACTATTTGAGGTCTCCTCTTTACAAGTCATATGTTCCATCAGTTCCTTTGGCCTACTAA